The following coding sequences are from one Gopherus flavomarginatus isolate rGopFla2 chromosome 23, rGopFla2.mat.asm, whole genome shotgun sequence window:
- the PCOLCE gene encoding procollagen C-endopeptidase enhancer 1 isoform X1: MSPARSPLLPLLLLWGCAMGQSDPPPAPNATRPVFLCGGEHVGESGYIASEGFPNHYPPGKTCTWTITVPEGQVVILSFRVFDLEPDPGCRYDSLEIFNGHSASAQRLGRFCGTFRPGALLSTSNHMMLRMVTDEGTGGRGFLVWFSSGLPHVNGRPRGRQKWGANHIDSRLAWEPWHYWDEHQFCGGKLEKAQGSLKTPNWPESNYPAGISCSWHIIAPVGQVVELTFGKFDVEDDTYCRYDYVAVFNGGATDDSRRVGKFCGDRAPGTIYSEGNELLVQFVSDLSVTADGFAASYAVKSPSEATDKATKPTPGIFPGSKPGQAGTKPAGKPKPEPEPKPTAQAPPEAEPPSAQTPATVQCPQKCRRSGSLQSHFCANNFVITGTVKTAVRGAGDRVIATVSLLNTYKAGALSLPQAEKGATLRLEVPCRQCPALKKGSSYIFMGRADAEGVGVLSPESFVVPYRQQQHQILTTLSKRPCGGAPKKKKNA; the protein is encoded by the exons ATGAGCCCGGCCCGGAGCCcgctgctgccgctgctgctgctatgGGGCTGCGCCATGGGGCAGAGCGACCCGCCCCCCGCCCCTAACGCCACGAG GCCCGTGTTCCTGTGTGGCGGGGAACACGTGGGCGAGTCGGGGTACATCGCCAGCGAGGGGTTCCCCAACCACTACCCACCCGGCAAGACCTGCACCTGGACCATCACG GTGCCCGAGGGCCAGGTGGTGATTCTCTCTTTCCGCGTCTTCGACCTGGAGCCGGACCCCGGCTGCCGCTACGACTCGCTGGAGATTTTCAATGGACACTCGGCCAGCGCCCAGCGGCTGGGCCGCTTCTGCGGCACCTTCCGGCCCGGCGCCCTGCTCTCCACCAGCAACCACATGATGCTGCGCATGGTGACGGACGAGGGCACCGGGGGCCGCGGCTTCCTGGTCTGGTTCAGCTCTGGCCTCCCCCACGTCAACG GCCGGCCGCGCGGAAGGCAGAAGTGGGGCGCTAACCATATAGACTCCCGGTTGGCTTGGGAGCCCTGGCACTATTGGGATG AGCATCAGTTCTGTGGGGGGAAGCTGGAGAAGGCCCAGGGAAGCCTCAAGACCCCAAACTGGCCCGAGAGCAACTACCCGGCCGGGATCAGCTGTTCCTGGCACATCATAGCGCCCGTGGGCCAG GTGGTGGAACTGACTTTCGGGAAGTTCGACGTGGAGGACGACACCTACTGTCGCTATGACTACGTGGCCGTTTTCAACGGGGGGGCCACCGACGACTCCCGGCGCGTCGGCAAGTTCTGCGGCGACCGAGCCCCCGG CACCATCTACTCGGAGGGGAACGAGCTCCTGGTTCAGTTCGTCTCGGATCTCAGTGTCACGGCCGACGGCTTCGCCGCCTCCTACGCCGTGAAAAGCCCCTCGGAGGCGACCGACAAGGCCACGAAACCCACCCCCGGGATCTTCCCCGGCTCCAAACCGGGCCAGGCCGGCACCAAGCCCGCCGGGAAACCAAAACCGGAGCCCGAGCCCAAACCCACCGCCCAGGCCCCGCCCGAGGCCGAGCCACCCAGCGCCCAGACGCCGG ccACGGTTCAGTGCCCCCAGAAATGCCGCCGGTCGGGAAGTCTCCAGAGCCACTTCTGTGCCAACAACTTTG TTATCACCGGCACCGTGAAAACCGCCGTGCGAGGGGCCGGCGACCGGGTCATAGCCACCGTCTCGCTCCTCAACACGTACAAGGCCGGAGCCCTCAGCCTGCCGCAGGCCGAGAAAGGGGCCACCCTGCGCCTGGAGGTCCCCTGCCGCCAGTGTCCCGCCCTCAAGAAAG gttCCAGCTACATTTTCATGGGCCGGGCGGACGCTGAGGGGGTCGGCGTATTGTCCCCCGAGAGCTTCGTGGTCCCGTACCGACAGCAGCAGCACCAGATCCTCACCACACTCAGCAAGCGGCCGTGCGGGGGGGcaccaaagaagaagaagaacgcgtga
- the PCOLCE gene encoding procollagen C-endopeptidase enhancer 1 isoform X2 translates to MSPARSPLLPLLLLWGCAMGQSDPPPAPNATRPVFLCGGEHVGESGYIASEGFPNHYPPGKTCTWTITVPEGQVVILSFRVFDLEPDPGCRYDSLEIFNGHSASAQRLGRFCGTFRPGALLSTSNHMMLRMVTDEGTGGRGFLVWFSSGLPHVNEHQFCGGKLEKAQGSLKTPNWPESNYPAGISCSWHIIAPVGQVVELTFGKFDVEDDTYCRYDYVAVFNGGATDDSRRVGKFCGDRAPGTIYSEGNELLVQFVSDLSVTADGFAASYAVKSPSEATDKATKPTPGIFPGSKPGQAGTKPAGKPKPEPEPKPTAQAPPEAEPPSAQTPATVQCPQKCRRSGSLQSHFCANNFVITGTVKTAVRGAGDRVIATVSLLNTYKAGALSLPQAEKGATLRLEVPCRQCPALKKGSSYIFMGRADAEGVGVLSPESFVVPYRQQQHQILTTLSKRPCGGAPKKKKNA, encoded by the exons ATGAGCCCGGCCCGGAGCCcgctgctgccgctgctgctgctatgGGGCTGCGCCATGGGGCAGAGCGACCCGCCCCCCGCCCCTAACGCCACGAG GCCCGTGTTCCTGTGTGGCGGGGAACACGTGGGCGAGTCGGGGTACATCGCCAGCGAGGGGTTCCCCAACCACTACCCACCCGGCAAGACCTGCACCTGGACCATCACG GTGCCCGAGGGCCAGGTGGTGATTCTCTCTTTCCGCGTCTTCGACCTGGAGCCGGACCCCGGCTGCCGCTACGACTCGCTGGAGATTTTCAATGGACACTCGGCCAGCGCCCAGCGGCTGGGCCGCTTCTGCGGCACCTTCCGGCCCGGCGCCCTGCTCTCCACCAGCAACCACATGATGCTGCGCATGGTGACGGACGAGGGCACCGGGGGCCGCGGCTTCCTGGTCTGGTTCAGCTCTGGCCTCCCCCACGTCAACG AGCATCAGTTCTGTGGGGGGAAGCTGGAGAAGGCCCAGGGAAGCCTCAAGACCCCAAACTGGCCCGAGAGCAACTACCCGGCCGGGATCAGCTGTTCCTGGCACATCATAGCGCCCGTGGGCCAG GTGGTGGAACTGACTTTCGGGAAGTTCGACGTGGAGGACGACACCTACTGTCGCTATGACTACGTGGCCGTTTTCAACGGGGGGGCCACCGACGACTCCCGGCGCGTCGGCAAGTTCTGCGGCGACCGAGCCCCCGG CACCATCTACTCGGAGGGGAACGAGCTCCTGGTTCAGTTCGTCTCGGATCTCAGTGTCACGGCCGACGGCTTCGCCGCCTCCTACGCCGTGAAAAGCCCCTCGGAGGCGACCGACAAGGCCACGAAACCCACCCCCGGGATCTTCCCCGGCTCCAAACCGGGCCAGGCCGGCACCAAGCCCGCCGGGAAACCAAAACCGGAGCCCGAGCCCAAACCCACCGCCCAGGCCCCGCCCGAGGCCGAGCCACCCAGCGCCCAGACGCCGG ccACGGTTCAGTGCCCCCAGAAATGCCGCCGGTCGGGAAGTCTCCAGAGCCACTTCTGTGCCAACAACTTTG TTATCACCGGCACCGTGAAAACCGCCGTGCGAGGGGCCGGCGACCGGGTCATAGCCACCGTCTCGCTCCTCAACACGTACAAGGCCGGAGCCCTCAGCCTGCCGCAGGCCGAGAAAGGGGCCACCCTGCGCCTGGAGGTCCCCTGCCGCCAGTGTCCCGCCCTCAAGAAAG gttCCAGCTACATTTTCATGGGCCGGGCGGACGCTGAGGGGGTCGGCGTATTGTCCCCCGAGAGCTTCGTGGTCCCGTACCGACAGCAGCAGCACCAGATCCTCACCACACTCAGCAAGCGGCCGTGCGGGGGGGcaccaaagaagaagaagaacgcgtga
- the KIF1C gene encoding kinesin-like protein KIF1C has product MASASVKVAVRVRPFSSREISRDAKCVIQMQGKTTCITNPKLTKDAPKNFTFDYSYWSHTSEEDPTFASQRQVYKDIGEEMLLHAFEGYNVCIFAYGQTGAGKSYTMMGRQEPGQQGIIPQLCEDLFARVTESRSPDLSYSVEVSYMEIYCERVRDLLNPKNRGHLRVREHPIMGPYVEDLSKLAVTSFADIADLMDCGNKARTVAATNMNETSSRSHAVFTIVFTQRRHDELTDLDTEKVSKISLVDLAGSERAESSGAKGMRLKEGANINKSLTTLGKVISALAEMQNNKKKKSDFIPYRDSVLTWLLKENLGGNSRTAMIAALSPADISYEETLSTLRYADRTKQIRCNAVINEDPNARLIRELKEEVARLRELLFAQGLSDAPLLGGLKGEAPDSCSPAPPRPFNPTAEPRSPGPLNGGSEPFPTLEEQVICTEEAMERLQETEKIIAELNETWEEKLRKTEALRMEREALLAEMGVAVREDGGTVGVFSPKKTPHLVNLNEDPLMSECLLYHIKDGVTRVGQVDVDIKLTGQFIKEQHCVFQSCTGPTGEAIVTLEPCEGAETYVNGKQVTEPLVLRSGNRIVMGKNHVFRFNHPEQTRLERERSAPAEPPPEPVDWNFAQRELLEEQGIDIKLEMEKRLQDLENQYRREKEEADLLLEQQRLYADSDSGDDSDKRSCEESWRLISSLREKLPATKVQSIVKRCGLPSSGKRREPLRVYQIPQRRRLGKDPRWVTLADLKMQAVKEICYEVALNDFRHARQEIEAMSIVKMKELCRLYAKRDPHEKESWRAVARDVWDTVGVGEERGEGEPGGPNPAVDDLRAHIDKLTDILQEVKIQNNMKDEEIRALRHRMVKMERVIPISQEDGAAEDLAYDWGSPLEEPEPAPERSHERVCRLMEQDPAFRRGRLRWLKQEQARLQGLQQQQLGKGLRRQPHAPGKFVPPQDCKLRFPFKSSPHHRYSWGPNSAFMVAGGEEPRAEGDGPGQEPAPGSPRHRRPHPPGGPQHKHCSRPTSRAPHRRNSLDGGSRAQPSRPEHHPSRKHNYYPQQHQPYPQHRPHPPYAAPPRMRRQHSAPELQEQETPV; this is encoded by the exons GTATCACCAATCCCAAGCTGACAAAAGATGCACCCAAAAACTTCACCTTCGATTATTCCTACTGGTCCCACACCTCG GAGGAGGACCCCACCTTCGCCTCCCAGCGGCAGGTGTACAAGGACATCGGGGAGGAGATGCTGCTTCACGCCTTCGAGGGCTACAACGTCTGTATCTTCGCCTACGGCCAGACCGGGGCCGGCAAGTCCTACACCATGATGGGCCGGCAGGAGCCGGGTCAGCAGGGGATCATCCCCCAG CTCTGTGAGGATCTGTTCGCCCGGGTCACCGAGAGCCGTTCCCCCGACCTGTCCTATTCCGTGGAG gtAAGCTACATGGAAATCTACTGCGAGCGGGTGCGGGACCTGCTGAACCCCAAGAACCGGGGGCACCTGCGGGTGCGGGAGCACCCCATCATGGGCCCCTACGTGGAGGACCTGTCCAAACTGGCCGTCACCTCCTTCGCCGACATCGCCGACCTCATGGACTGCGGGAACAAGGCCAG GACCGTGGCTGCCACCAACATGAACGAAACCAGCAGTCGCTCGCACGCTGTGTTCACCATCGTTTTCACGCAGAGGAGACACGACGAGCTGACCGACCTCGACACCGAGAAG gtcAGCAAAATCAGCCTGGTGGATCTGGCCGGCAGCGAGCGAGCCGAGTCGTCCGGCGCCAAGGGCATGAGGTTAAAG gaAGGTGCAAACATCAACAAATCCCTCACCACGCTGGGGAAGGTGATCTCCGCCCTGGCCGAGATG caaaacaacaaaaagaagaaaTCGGATTTCATCCCTTACCGCGACTCGGTGCTCACCTGGCTCCTCAAGGAGAACCTGG GCGGTAACTCCCGCACGGCCATGATCGCCGCCCTCAGCCCGGCCGACATCAGCTACGAGGAGACGCTCAGCACGCTCCG ctaCGCGGACCGGACCAAGCAGATCCGGTGCAACGCGGTGATCAACGAGGACCCGAACGCGCGGCTCATCCGGGAACTGAAGGAGGAGGTGGCCCGGCTGAGGGAGCTGCTCTTCGCCCAGGGCCTCTCCGACGCCCCCCTCCTCGGCG GCTTGAAGGGGGAAGCTCCTGACAGCTGCTCCCCAGCGCCCCCACGGCCCTTCAACCCCACAGCCGAGCCCCGGTCCCCCGGCCCCCTTAACGGGGGGTCCGAGCCCTTCCCCACCCTGGAGGAGCAGGTCATCTGCACGGAGGAGGCAATGGAGAGGCTGCAG GAGACGGAGAAAATCATCGCGGAGCTAAACGAGACGTGGGAGGAGAAGCTGCGGAAAACCGAGGCTCTTCGGATGGAGAG GGAGGCGCTCCTGGCCGAGATGGGTGTGGCCGTGCGGGAAGACGGTGGCACTGTGGGGGTCTTCTCCCCGAAAAAG ACCCCGCACCTGGTGAACCTGAACGAGGACCCGCTCATGTCGGAGTGTCTGCTCTACCACATCAAGGACGGCGTGACCAG GGTGGGCCAGGTGGACGTCGACATCAAGCTGACGGGACAGTTCATCAAAGAGCAGCACTGCGTTTTCCAGAGCTGCACCGGCCCCACCGgggaag CCATCGTCACACTGGAGCCGTGCGAGGGGGCTGAGACCTATGTCAACGGAAAGCAGGTGACGGAGCCGCTGGTCCTGAGGTCAG GTAACCGCATCGTGATGGGCAAGAACCACGTTTTCCGCTTCAACCACCCGGAGCAGACGCGGCTGGAGCGGGAgcgcagcgcccccgccgagccCCCGCCCGAGCCCGTCGACTGGAACTTCGCCCAGCGCgagctgctggaggagcaggGCATCGACATCAAGCTGGAgatggagaagag gctCCAGGACCTGGAGAACCAGTACCGGCGGGAGAAGGAGGAGGCGGATCTCCTCCTGGAGCAGCAGAGGCTG TACGCGGACTCGGACAGTGGGGACGACTCGGACAAGCGCTCGTGCGAGGAGAGCTGGCGGCTGATCTCCTCGCTGCGGGAGAAGCTGCCGGCCACCAAGGTGCAGAGCATCGTGAAGCGCTGCGGCCTCCCCAGCAGCGGGAAGCGCCGGGAGCCCCTCCGGGTCTACCAGATCCCGCAGCGCCGGCGCCTGGGCAAGGACCCCCGCTGGGTCACCCTGGCCGACCTGAAGATGCAGGCGGTGAAGGAGATCTGCTACGAGGTGGCGCTCAACGACTTCCGGCACGCGCGGCAGGAGATCGAGGCCATGAGCATCGTGAAGATGAAGGAGCTGTGCCGGCTCTACGCCAAGCGCGACCCCCACGAGAAGGAGAGCTGGCGGGCCGTGGCCCGGGACGTGTGGGACACCGTGGGGGTGGGCGAGGAGCGGGGcgagggggagccggggggccccaacccggcCGTGGACGACCTGCGGGCCCATATCGACAAGCTGACCGACATCCTGCAGGAGGTCAAGATCCAGAACAACATGAAGGACGAGGAGATCCGGGCCCTGCGCCACCGCATGGTCAAGATGGAGAGAGTCATCCCCATCTCCCAG GAGGACGGGGCGGCCGAGGACCTGGCGTACGACTGGGGCTCCCCGCTGGAGGAGCCGGAGCCGGCGCCGGAGCGGAGCCACGAGCGCGTGTGCCGGCTGATGGAGCAGGACCCGGCCTTCCGGCGCGGCCGTCTGCGCTGGCTGAAGCAGGAGCAGGCCCGGCtccagggcctgcagcagcagcagctcggcAAGGGCCTCCGGCGCCAGCCCCACGCCCCCGGCAAGTTCGTGCCCCCCCAGGACTGCAAGCTGCGTTTCCCTTTTAAGAGCAGCCCCCACCACCGCTACTCGTGGGGCCCTAACTCCGCCTTCATGGTGGCCGGGGGCGAGGAGCCGCGGGCGGAGGGCGACGGCCCGGGACAGGAGCCGGCCCCGGGGTCGCCCCGGCACCGGCGGCCCCACCCCCCCGGCGGCCCCCAGCACAAACACTGCAGCCGTCCGACGTCCCGGGCCCCCCACCGGCGCAACTCCCTGGACGGGGGGAGCCGGGCCCAGCCCTCCCGCCCGGAGCACCACCCGTCCCGCAAGCACAACTATTACCCGCAGCAGCACCAGCCTTACCCGCAGCACCGCCCCCACCCGCCCTACGCCGCCCCGCCCCGCATGCGCCGCCAGCACTCCGCCCCTGAGCTCCAGGAGCAGGAGACCCCCGTGTAG